CAATGAATATAATTGCAATTAACCAAACCCACCATTTTTTATAAAATGGCTTTTTCTTCTTATCTTTTGACCCCATTCTATACACTCCTTTCTATTCATCCATAAAATTATTTTACCATAATTTCTCTCTAAAGGCTGATGATTGCATTTAGGTTTATTTTGTAAGTTGTAGAGAATCATAGAAGGCATCACTCAGGATTTCTTTTGGGAATGAGGTATCAGAAGGCTTGGGGCCTCTCGCTGTGAGGGGAATCTATTTCTTTTGTTTGTTAACTAAACCGACAAGTTGATGATTTGCTGCTCTTTGATTGCAGATTATTGATTTAAGAAGGATTGCTGCCCTTTTATATTGAACTTCTTATGGTAGAAGAGGGTGGGGAAGGTGAGTTTGGAATATATGAAACCATTACAAGGGAAAATTGCTGTTGTTACAGGAGCTTCGCGCGGAGCGGGCAGGGGAATAGCTTATCAGTTAGGGAGTGCGGGGGCGACCGTTTATGTCACAGGTCGGAGCGTAAAGGGAGCTACAACCGATCATCGACCAGAAACGATAGAGGAAACGGCGGCTGGAGTCACTTTACGCGGAGGAAAGGGCATCGCCATACGATGTGACCATACTAGCGAGTTTGACGTAAGAAATCTGTTTGAGCAAATTAGCCTGGAACAAGGCCACATTGATATTTTAGTTAACAGTGTATTTGGCGGCTCTGAAAGCTCTTTGCCAAAAGGGACTGGAGCGCATTTTTGGGAACGCCCGCTGGAGCATTGGGATGCGATGATGGTTGCAGGACCACAAGCTTATTTAATGACTGCTCGATACGCGATGCCTCTGATGGTAAAACACCATAAAGGATTAATAATAAATATCACATTTTTTATCAAGAACCAAGTTTCAGCTAATTTATATTATGATTTGGCTATGAATACAATCAATCGGATGACGTCTGCAATGGCAAAAGAATTAAAGGAGTTCAACATTTCGGCCGTTGCTGTTTGCCCGGGATGGATGAGAACAGAAAGAGTGATAGATTCGGGTTATGGACCAGAGGATGGGGCAACGGAAACAACAGCATATGTAGGGCGTGCGGTAGTGGCGTTGGCGTCAGATGCCATGGTATCAAGGTTTTCTGGTGAAACAGTTATGGTGGCAGAGCTAGCGAGAAAATATGGCTTTACCGATGTGGACGGAACTCAGCCTCTGCCATATGAAGGATAAGAGATGTTGTTTTGATTAGGCAAGTAACGAAGGGAACCTTTACGAATTATAAATATTGTGCTAGAGAGCATGTATCTTTCTACGGCAGTATGTTTATTTTCCTGCTTGCTCTCATGGGATTCTTTCTGGCAAGGCTCCCTATTCTTTGCAAACAAAAAGCCGGGCCTCTGCCCGGCAGTGAATCAGCACATCAAATGATTTCTAAATAAAAGGCAAGTACGAGGCCAATTAAGAAGAAGAGCAGGAGCAAATCAACGATGCTTGGAAGAAAGAAGGTTCGTATTCCTTGAAAGACGGTGATAGGGACAGCAAATTGACGTGTCACATTAAGCCCATTTTGCATCCAAGGAGGCAAGTTGTATCTATTCATCCTTCGTCTCATGCGGAAATTCCCCCTTTATCACATTCTATTCATGGGGCTAGGCTCAAGTGCCTTTGCCCAATTGAATAAATTATATAAAATTGGGAAACAATGATTGACGTCAGGCTACATACTTATGTATGATAACAGTATTAAAAAAAACCAATTAAAAGCTTTGAATGGGAAGAGTACGCGGCAGAAGGCTGTAAGAGAGAGGAATCCACCGGCTGAAAGGTTCCTTCAGTAACAAAATCCGCAGAAGGTCGCCCAGGAGCTGTTTTCGTGAACCAATTGCAAGTAGCGAGAACCGGTGAAGAGCCGTTATGATGAATGAAGAGCCGGAGTGTCTGATATTTTGTCAGTCTGTTCCGGAATGAAGGTGGTACCGCGAGACTAACCGTTTCGTCCTTTTGTTGATGACAGAGGGATGGAGCGGTTTTTTTATTTTCCAGGACACCAGAATAAACGAATGAAGGAGAATGAACATGAGCGAACAGCAAAAAGAGATTGGCATGCCAACGAAATATGACCCGCAGTCAATTGAAAAAGGCCGCTATGATTGGTGGCTTGATGGCAAGTTCTTCGAGGCTGGCCAAGATTCAGAGAAAGAACCTTATACAATCGTCATCCCGCCGCCAAACGTTACGGGCAAATTGCACTTAGGCCATGCGTGGGATACAGCGCTTCAAGATATTTTGACAAGAATGAAAAGGATGCAGGGCTATGATGTACTATGGCTTCCAGGAATGGACCATGCCGGCATCGCAACCCAAGCGAAGGTAGAAGAAAAGCTTCGCGGACAAGGCACTTCCCGCTACGACCTTGGACGTGAGAAATTCGTTGAAGAAACATGGAAATGGAAAGAGGAGTATGCTGGCCATATCCGTGAGCAATGGGCAAAGCTGGGACTTGGGCTTGATTATTCCCGCGAGCGTTTCACCCTTGATGAAGGGTTATCTAAGGCTGTTCGTGAGGTATTCGTAACCCTCTATGAAAAAGGATTGATCTACCGCGGAGAATACATCATTAACTGGGATCCATCCACAAAAACGGCTATCTCGGATATTGAGGTTATTCATAAAGAAGTAAAAGGCGCATTCTATCATATGAATTATCCGCTTGCAGACGGCAGCGGTCATATTGAAGTAGCGACTACACGTCCGGAAACAATGCTTGGTGATACAGCTGTTGCGGTACACCCGGAAGATGAGCGCTACAAGCACTTAATCGGCAAAACATTGCTTCTTCCAATCGTTGGCCGCGAGATTCCAATCGTTGGTGATGAGTATGTTGAGATGGACTTTGGTTCAGGTGCGGTTAAGATCACGCCGGCGCATGACCCGAATGACTTTGAGGTAGGTAACCGTCACAATCTTGAACGTGTTCTTGTCATGAATGAGGACGGCACAATGAATGCGAAAGCCGGCAAATACGAAGGCATGGACCGCTTCGAATGCCGCAAGCAAATCGTAAAGGATCTTCAAGAGGCAGGCGTTCTCTTCAAAATTGAGGAGCATATCCACCAAGTTGGACACTCCGAGCGCAGCGGTGCTGTGGTTGAACCATATCTTTCAACCCAATGGTTCGTTAAAATGGGTCCTTTGGCTGAGAGAGCTGTTGCCCTTCAAGAGACAGAGGAGAAGGTTCATTTTGTTCCTGAACGCTTTGAAAAAACATACTTGAACTGGATGGATAATATCCATGACTGGTGTATTTCCAGACAGCTTTGGTGGGGACATAGGATTCCTGCTTGGTACCATAAAGAAACCGGTGAAGTGTATGTAGGACGCGAGGAGCCGGCCGACATCGACAACTGGACACAGGATAACGATGTTCTTGATACTTGGTTCAGTTCCGCGTTATGGCCATTCTCCACAATGGGCTGGCCTGAGAAGGATGCAGAGGACCTCAAGCGTTACTATCCGACAGCGGCACTCGTAACTGGCTATGATATCATCTTCTTCTGGGTATCTCGCATGATCTTCCAAGGTCTTGAATTCACTGGCGAACGTCCATTTAAGGATGTACTCATCCACGGTCTAGTACGTGATGAGCAAGGTCGCAAGATGAGTAAGTCCTTAGGAAACGGTGTTGATCCAATGGAGGTTATCGATAAGTACGGCGCCGATTCCCTTCGTTACTTCTTAACGACTGGAAGCTCTCCAGGACAGGACTTGCGCTTCAGCTATGAGAAAGTAGAGTCTGTCTGGAACTTTGCGAATAAGATTTGGAACGCATCCCGCTTTGCCTTGATGAATATGGATGGCATGACTTATGAGGAAATCGATTTGAGCGGCGAGAAATCCGTAGCAGATAAGTGGATTCTGACACGCTTGAATGAAACCATTGAAACGGTAACAAGACTTGCTGATAAATATGAATTCGGTGAAGTAGGCCGTGCCCTTTATAACTTCATCTGGGATGACTTCTGTGACTGGTATATTGAAATGGCGAAGCTTCCGCTATATGGTGAAGACGAAGCAGCTAAGAAAACGACTCGTTCAATTCTGGCTTATGTGCTTGACCAAACGATGCGTCTCTTGCATCCATTCATGCCATTCATTACAGAAGAAATCTGGCAAAACCTTCCGCACGAAGGTGAGTCCATCACAACGGCTTCCTGGCCGGTTGTTAAGGATGAATTGACAGATGAAAAAGCATCTGATGAAATGAAATTGCTCGTTGAGATCATCCGCACTGTTCGTAACATCCGTGCAGAGGTGAACACGCCGCTCAGCAAGAAAATCAAGCTTTCCTTGAAAGCGAAGGATGCGGAAACAATGGCTGTTCTAGAGAAGAACCGCAGCTATATTGAACGCTTCTGTAATCCAGAGGAACTGACCATCGGAACGGATATCCCGGCCGATGATAAAGCGATGACCGCAATCGTGACAGGCGTTGAATTAATTCTTCCGCTTCAAGGGCTTCTTAATATTGAAGAAGAGCTCAAACGTCTTCAAAAAGAGCTTGATAAGTGGCAGAAGGAAGTTGAGCGCATTGAGAAGAAGCTTGGCAATGAAGGCTTCATGAAGAAAGCGCCTGAGAAAGTCATTGAAGAAGAAAGAGCGAAATTGGCTGATTACCTCGAAAAACGTGAAGCAGTCCAAAATCGTTTGAAAGACTTAGAAGAATTAGCTTAATATATGGTTAACCATAGCACCCTGTTCAATTTGAACAGGGTGTTGTTATAGGGAATGGAGTGATTGGATTGATCCACAGCTATGAAGAGGCACTTGAATTTTTTAATGACCGCGCCGTAAAGCTCGGCATGGACTTCGGTCTCGAACGTATGGAACTCGTGCTTGGAAGACTTGGTAATCCTGAGAAAAAGATTCCGATGGTTCATATCGCTGGCTCTAATGGGAAGGGGTCGACTCTCGCCTTCTTAAAGGAAATTTTGATGGCACAAGGATATAAGGTTGCTTCCTTTACCTCTCCCTATCTTGAGAATCCGAATGAGCAGATACAAATCGGCCATGAGATGATTACAGATGAAGAGCTTGTTGATCTAGTGAATGAGCTTATCCCTGTTTTGACAGAGATTGAAAGTGACAGAAACTTTTTGACCTCCTTTGAAGTCTATACCGTTCTTGCCTTCATGTACTTTGAGAAAAAACGGCCTTCTATCGCTCTGATTGAAACAGGGCTTGGGGGCAGGCTCGATTCGACGAATGTCATACATCCTTTGCTTGCTATTATTACGAGTATTTCCTTGGAGCATACACAACTTCTCGGGGATACGCTTGCAGAGATAGCGGCAGAAAAAGCAGGGATTATAAAAGAAGGCATTTCTGTCATTACGGCCGTTGAATCACTAGAGGCGCTGCAACCCATCATGGATAAAGCAGCCCAGAGCCATGCGGAATTATTTCATATGGGCAAGGATTTCTGGGTGGAGAACAGGGTTTTGGAAACAAGCTGGGAATTCTTTGATTTCCAATCGAAAGCATTTAGATACTCGGGGCTTAGGATCAATATGCTTGGCAGGCATCAGTTAAGCAATGCCTCATTAGCCATACAGGCTTGTACTTTGCTTGAGCGGAAATACGGTTTCATGGTTAAGGAGGAAAGCATTCGTTCAGGTCTGGCGAATGCGAAATGGAAGGGACGGTTTGAACAAATATCTACCGACCCAGTCATCATATTAGATGGTGCGCATAATGTATCCGGCATTAAAGCATTGCTTCAAACAATAGAGGAGCGGTTTGGGGATAAAAACGTACATTTTATCTTTGCCGCCTTGAAGGATAAGGATTATCCTCAGATGATAAGAGCCATTGAGAAAAAGGCTGCGAGCATTACATTCACCCAGACAGCGATGGACCGGATGAATGAAGCTCGGGAATTATATAAGATGAGTGAACATGAACAGAAATATATAGAAGTGAATTGGCAAGAGGCGATTAAAAGAACTTGCGGGCGAATCACGGGAGAGGATGTTCTGATTATTACAGGCTCTTTATACTTTTTGGCTGAAGCGCGCCCTTTCATCATTAATAGCCGATAATATTTACTGGTCCTTGTTGGCAGGTATCCGACATAGGACCTTTTTTTTTATCTTAATGTGACATTAATCAGAATATTTGATAAAATACGTTGTACAAATGGTTATTTTTACCTATTTTAACCCAGCTTTACCTTCGCGTCAGATTGAAATAACCATGCAAGCGTTCAAGTAAAGATATAACAGATAAATAGGTGCCAGCGACTATCAAGAGAAGTACCAGGTAATGAGCAAGGCAGAATGATAAGAAGGGTACTCATGCCGGTATCATGATATGGTCAGATAGGACATGAGACTGATATGGAGGGGAGTCACATTAACAGAGAAAAAACGGTAAGACTTAAGGGAACTAGGAAGGATAAGGATGAAGTGATTATAAAATACGGCAAGAATAATTTTCGAGGTTCAGAGCTTTATAATATAGGGGCAATTGATCCTGCACGCTACGATCTATCTGGCAAAACGAAATTTGGCGGAGCAAGCCGATGACTAGTCTCTACATTCTCATCTTCCTTATCGGTCTTATCCTTGGTTCCTTCTATAATGTCGTTGGACTAAGGATCCCAGAGAAGGAATCTATCATAATGCCGCGGTCGGCTTGTCCATCCTGCGGTCAGTCATTGTCCCCCTTTGAGTTGGTGCCGGTTCTATCGTATCTTGCTTTGAAGGGCAAATGCGGCAAATGCCAATCGGGCATATCCCCCCTTTATCCGATTATGGAGCTTGTGACAGGGATCTTGTTTGTGTCAGCGCCTATGCTGCTGGGATGGAAGGTGGAGCTTCTTATTGCCTGGGCATTTATCTCCCTTTTGGTTATTATTTTTGTGTCTGATTACGTATACATGCTCATACCAAATAAAATCCTGCTGTTTTTTGCTGCTTTCATGTTGTTGCTTCGTATATTCATCCCTCTCGATCCTTGGTGGGATATGTTTGCCGGGGCTGCGGTAGGGTTTGTGATTCCGTTCTTTATCGCAATTATCAGTAAAGGGGGGATAGGCGGAGGTGACATTAAACTCTTTTCCTTAATTGGCCTTTTGATAGGAGTAAAGGGCGTGCTCCTTTCCATCATGTTCTCTACACTCCTGGGTGCAGTCTTTGGGGGAATTGGGTTAGCGGCAGGGCTAGTGAAAAAAGGGGAGCCAATCCCATTTGGCCCGTTCATTGCAATGGGTGCCCTGGCTGCGTATTTCTTCGGGCAAGAGGTGCTCGATTGGTATTGGAAGCTTTTGTGATTATCCTAAGAGAGGAATAATTCCAGTTGGCATTATTCCATGTTTCAGCAGTATATCGACAGCGGAATATCAGAAATTTGACGAAAGCTTTTTGAACAATGCGACAAGAGTCTTGTTCTTTTTTTGGCGGCGGGTGATAAGATGAACTAAAACGCGGAGGCCATGCAATGGACAAGCCAACTCGGGAGAGAACCATCATTGTTAATGTGAATGGAGAGCAAAAGGTATATAAGTGGATTTCAAGCGAGAATCCTGGAGTACAGGAATCGTTTGAACAAGTGGCCAGCAGTGTTGAAGAAGAATCAAAGTCCCCGCTGTGGATTAACCCAGATGCTGAGGATACGAAAGCGGCCATTAAGGGAGAGAAGAAAGCAAGGAAAAAATGGGCCTTTGGTAAGGTTAAGCTGGATAAAATGCGTTTGTTTGGGATTGGGCTCCCTGTTCTTGTTGCCCTTGTCACAGGAACGGTGTTCGGAATCATTATGCTTAAGATAGTCCTTTTCAGCGGTCCAGGAGAGAAGGCTGATATGCAGCAGGGCGGGCTGCCTGCACTCGGAGCGTCTATTTCAGGCTCTGAGGGAAATCCGGTCAGCAAGGAATGGACCGCGTTCATGGTTCAAGCAGGTGTATACTCCTCGAGGGAAGCTGCAGAGGAACGGGCTGTCCTCCTAGAGGAAGATTATGCTCCGATTATCCTAAAGCAATCCGGGCAGTGGTATATATATATAGGGGCAGCGGGAAACCTTGAAGATGCCAAGCAATTGGCTGTATCCTTTAACAAGAAGGGCACAGAAACCTATTGGAAGGAAGTCAGCTTCACCGGTAAAAGCAGTCAGGTCTATTCCGAAGCAGAACAAAAGGCAATAAAGGCTATGCTTCATAATGTAAAGCAGTACGATCTTGTCACAGCAAAGCATTTAATGGGGGATAAAACGATTGCCCCAAAGCCTGAGGAAGTGTCTTTAGAAAAGGTTCCGGAAGAATTAAAGAACATGTATAATTTGAGCGAGAGCATGAAGAAGCTATGGTCACAATACCAGAAGGAATCAAAGCCTGATTTATTGATGCAGATCCAGCAATGTTCCCTTCAATTCGCTGCTGAATGGAATAAATTTTAACGCATTTCTCGGGAAATAATGATTCAAAAAGAGTAAAGTGAATCCTGATTAAGCTGAGAGTGGATGATACCGCTCTTTTTCTTTTGTGTGGAAGCAATAGGGAATTGAGAAAGGTGTCGCATTCTGTTAGGATTAATATGTATCTCCCTATCTAAACTTTTCATAGCAGGTGACGAAATGGATTTAATATTAGCTTCATCTTCCCCAAGAAGAAAAGAATTGCTAGAACTTCTCGGCATCCCCTTTCAAATAAAGGTGAGTGATGTGGAGGAGACCTATCAGGATGGATTGCAGCCCCATGAAATCGTGATGGAATTGGCGCGGATAAAATCAAATGCAATCGCTGAGACTAACAAGAAATCCGTTGTGATAGGTGCAGATACGATTGTCGTTTCTGACGGAAAAGTATTGGGAAAGCCAGCGGATAAGGAAGAAGCCATCTCCATGCTTACGCAGTTATCCGGAAAGGTCCATCAGGTATTTACCGGTGTGGCCCTCTTAAAAGACGGCAATACCCATCTTTTTTATGAAAAGACCGACGTAGAGTTTTGGCCATTAGAAGAGAAGGAAGTTGAACAATACGTGTTGACAGGAGAGCCGTTTGATAAAGCGGGTTCCTATGGCATTCAGGGATATGGTTCCTTACTGGTCAAGAGAATAGAAGGAGATTATTTCACGGTTGTAGGATTGCCCGTTTCAAGGCTGAATCGGGAGCTTAAGAAAATCATGCATACATAGAATACCCCGCTCCGTCAACGGAATGGAGGATGATATGGATACGCAGATTATGATTCGAGATTACCCGAAGGATGAGAGACCGCGTGAGCGATTCCTGCAATACGGTGGAGGAAGCCTCTCCAATCAAGAATTATTAGCCCTTCTGCTCAGAACGGGTACAAAAGAGGATTCTGTCATGGCATTAGCCGGTCAGCTTCTGACTAAGTGCGGCGGCTTAAGGCTATTGAAGGATTCCACGATTGAAGAAATGACGGCGATTAAGGGAATTGGGGAAGCGAAAGCAGTCCAGCTTGCTGCCGCCATGGAGCTTGGCCGCAGAATCAGCAATCTGACTAACGAAGAGCGGTACGTCATCCGTTCTCCAGAGGATTGCGCTAATTATTGCATGAATGATATGCGTTTTTTATCACAGGAACATTTTGTCTGCATTTACTTGAATACAAAAAACCAAATACTGCACAAACAAACAATCTTCATCGGCAGCTTAAACGCCTCCATTGTCCATCCCCGGGAAGTCTTCAAAGAAGCTCTCCGCAGGTCTGCAGCATCAATCATTTGCCTGCACAATCACCCCTCAGGTGACCCAACCCCGAGCCGTGAAGACATTGAAGTGACGAAACGCCTCGTTGAGTGCGGAAGAATCATGGGAATTGAAGTGCTGGATCATTTGGTTATTGGAGAGAAGAAATATGTCAGTCTGAAGGAAAAAGGATATTTATAATACTATGAATTCAAAAAAGGATGAGCTATAATATTACGTATGATTTTTAAACTGGATTTGTTTTCAGTTTTAAACGGGGAAAAAGCTCTGTTATTCGTTATTATGGCGGAAATATGGCGAAAATCCACGAAAGTTCTTTCAGATACGAGTATGGATTTATGCAGATATCGACAATATAATTAACAAAGTCATGAAGAGACGCTGTTTTACTTATATAGAAAAATATGACGAATAAATTCATGCCTATTATGGAATACGTTTCAGAAAGGGAGATATTAAAAAATGCTTGGAAATAGAGATTTAGGAATTGATTTAGGTACTGCGAATACGCTTGTTTATGTAAAAGGAAAAGGCATTGTTGTACGTGAGCCTTCTGTTGTAGCTTTTCAAACTGACACAAAATCAATCGTAGCTGTCGGGAATGACGCCAAAAACATGATTGGACGTACTCCAGGAAATGTTGTTGCTCTCCGTCCGATGAAAGATGGAGTAATTGCAGATTATGATACAACTGCGACGATGATGAAATATTATATGAAACAAGCGTTGAAAAACCAAGGCTTGTTTGCCCGTAAGCCATACGTCATGATTTGTGTGCCATCTGGCATCACTGCTGTTGAAGAAAGAGCTGTCGTTGACGCCACAAGACAAGCTGGTGCACGTGACGCTTATACGATTGAAGAGCCATTTGCGGCTGCAATCGGCGCTAACTTGCCTGTTTGGGAGCCGACTGGAAGCATGGTCGTTGACATCGGCGGCGGTACAACAGAAGTGGCAATCATTTCTTTAGGCGGTATTGTAACAAGCCAATCCATTCGCATTGCAGGTGATGAAATGGATGAAGCAATCATCAACTACATCCGCAAAAATTACAATCTTATGATTGGTGACCGTACATCTGAAGCGATTAAACTGGAAATCGGTTCTGCAGGGGATCCTGAAGGTGTTGAAAACATGGAAATCCGCGGACGTGACTTGTTGACAGGATTGCCAAAAACAATCGAAATCACACCTGATGAGATTGCCAAAGCTTTACATGACACTGTGTATGCGATTGTTGATGCTGTGAAAAACACGCTTGAGAAGACTCCGCCAGAGCTTGCAGCGGATATTATGGATCGCGGGATTGTCTTGACAGGCGGCGGCGCATTGCTCCGTAACCTTGATAAGGTTATCTCTGAAGAAACTAAAATGCCTGTCTTGATCGCGGAAAATCCGCTTGATTGCGTAGCAATCGGTACTGGAAAAGCGCTTGATCATATTCACTTGTTCAAGACGAAAGTAACGAAATAAAAACCGAATAAAAGCCTAAAAATCCCGGAAGAGGATAATAACGATGAAGGAGCAAGAATATGCCGCAATTTTTCTTAAACAAAAAATTGATTATCTTGCTGATTAGCATCATCTTTCTGGTGTCTTTAATAGGGTTCTCACTTAGGGAAAGGGATGAACTAAGCTGGCCGGAACAGTTTATGAAGGATTCTGCCGGCTTCGTACAAACTATTTTCCATAAGCCCGCTTCTGCAATAGCGGGCTTTTTTGAGAATCTTTCCGATTTAAGAAATACATATGAGGAAAATAAAAATCTTAAAGCGCGCCTGGAAGAGTATGTGAAGCTTGAAACAGAAATCTACGATTTAGAAAAAGAAAACAAAGAATTGCGAGCGATGGTTGAAAAGAAAGAGTCGCTCAATGATTATACCGTCACTCAAGCGACTGTCATCGGAAGAAGCCCTGAACGCTGGCACGAAACGTTAACGGTCAGCAAGGGGAGTGTAAACGGAATTGAGAAGAATATGGCTGTCATTACCGCACAAGGATTGATTGGAAAGGTGAAGAGTGTATCCCAATTCACCTCCACCGTTCAGCTATTGACAGCACTTGATCCGCAGAATAGGATCTCTGCCGTAGTGCAAGGGAAAAAGCCGGCGTATGGATTTATTCAAGGCTTTGACGAAGATAAACAAGCGCTTATGCTGACTGGACTGTTATATGATGCGGATATCAAGGAAGATTCTAATGTTGTGACTTCCGGTCTTGGAGGTGTATTCCCTGAAGGGCTGGTTGTTGGTACAGTAGAAGAGGTTATCATTGACCAATATGGTCTGACGCAGACTGCTTATATTAAGCCTGCAGCCAACTTTG
This DNA window, taken from Pradoshia eiseniae, encodes the following:
- a CDS encoding SDR family NAD(P)-dependent oxidoreductase; amino-acid sequence: MKPLQGKIAVVTGASRGAGRGIAYQLGSAGATVYVTGRSVKGATTDHRPETIEETAAGVTLRGGKGIAIRCDHTSEFDVRNLFEQISLEQGHIDILVNSVFGGSESSLPKGTGAHFWERPLEHWDAMMVAGPQAYLMTARYAMPLMVKHHKGLIINITFFIKNQVSANLYYDLAMNTINRMTSAMAKELKEFNISAVAVCPGWMRTERVIDSGYGPEDGATETTAYVGRAVVALASDAMVSRFSGETVMVAELARKYGFTDVDGTQPLPYEG
- a CDS encoding valine--tRNA ligase, with the protein product MSEQQKEIGMPTKYDPQSIEKGRYDWWLDGKFFEAGQDSEKEPYTIVIPPPNVTGKLHLGHAWDTALQDILTRMKRMQGYDVLWLPGMDHAGIATQAKVEEKLRGQGTSRYDLGREKFVEETWKWKEEYAGHIREQWAKLGLGLDYSRERFTLDEGLSKAVREVFVTLYEKGLIYRGEYIINWDPSTKTAISDIEVIHKEVKGAFYHMNYPLADGSGHIEVATTRPETMLGDTAVAVHPEDERYKHLIGKTLLLPIVGREIPIVGDEYVEMDFGSGAVKITPAHDPNDFEVGNRHNLERVLVMNEDGTMNAKAGKYEGMDRFECRKQIVKDLQEAGVLFKIEEHIHQVGHSERSGAVVEPYLSTQWFVKMGPLAERAVALQETEEKVHFVPERFEKTYLNWMDNIHDWCISRQLWWGHRIPAWYHKETGEVYVGREEPADIDNWTQDNDVLDTWFSSALWPFSTMGWPEKDAEDLKRYYPTAALVTGYDIIFFWVSRMIFQGLEFTGERPFKDVLIHGLVRDEQGRKMSKSLGNGVDPMEVIDKYGADSLRYFLTTGSSPGQDLRFSYEKVESVWNFANKIWNASRFALMNMDGMTYEEIDLSGEKSVADKWILTRLNETIETVTRLADKYEFGEVGRALYNFIWDDFCDWYIEMAKLPLYGEDEAAKKTTRSILAYVLDQTMRLLHPFMPFITEEIWQNLPHEGESITTASWPVVKDELTDEKASDEMKLLVEIIRTVRNIRAEVNTPLSKKIKLSLKAKDAETMAVLEKNRSYIERFCNPEELTIGTDIPADDKAMTAIVTGVELILPLQGLLNIEEELKRLQKELDKWQKEVERIEKKLGNEGFMKKAPEKVIEEERAKLADYLEKREAVQNRLKDLEELA
- a CDS encoding bifunctional folylpolyglutamate synthase/dihydrofolate synthase — protein: MIGLIHSYEEALEFFNDRAVKLGMDFGLERMELVLGRLGNPEKKIPMVHIAGSNGKGSTLAFLKEILMAQGYKVASFTSPYLENPNEQIQIGHEMITDEELVDLVNELIPVLTEIESDRNFLTSFEVYTVLAFMYFEKKRPSIALIETGLGGRLDSTNVIHPLLAIITSISLEHTQLLGDTLAEIAAEKAGIIKEGISVITAVESLEALQPIMDKAAQSHAELFHMGKDFWVENRVLETSWEFFDFQSKAFRYSGLRINMLGRHQLSNASLAIQACTLLERKYGFMVKEESIRSGLANAKWKGRFEQISTDPVIILDGAHNVSGIKALLQTIEERFGDKNVHFIFAALKDKDYPQMIRAIEKKAASITFTQTAMDRMNEARELYKMSEHEQKYIEVNWQEAIKRTCGRITGEDVLIITGSLYFLAEARPFIINSR
- a CDS encoding prepilin peptidase, which translates into the protein MTSLYILIFLIGLILGSFYNVVGLRIPEKESIIMPRSACPSCGQSLSPFELVPVLSYLALKGKCGKCQSGISPLYPIMELVTGILFVSAPMLLGWKVELLIAWAFISLLVIIFVSDYVYMLIPNKILLFFAAFMLLLRIFIPLDPWWDMFAGAAVGFVIPFFIAIISKGGIGGGDIKLFSLIGLLIGVKGVLLSIMFSTLLGAVFGGIGLAAGLVKKGEPIPFGPFIAMGALAAYFFGQEVLDWYWKLL
- a CDS encoding SPOR domain-containing protein encodes the protein MDKPTRERTIIVNVNGEQKVYKWISSENPGVQESFEQVASSVEEESKSPLWINPDAEDTKAAIKGEKKARKKWAFGKVKLDKMRLFGIGLPVLVALVTGTVFGIIMLKIVLFSGPGEKADMQQGGLPALGASISGSEGNPVSKEWTAFMVQAGVYSSREAAEERAVLLEEDYAPIILKQSGQWYIYIGAAGNLEDAKQLAVSFNKKGTETYWKEVSFTGKSSQVYSEAEQKAIKAMLHNVKQYDLVTAKHLMGDKTIAPKPEEVSLEKVPEELKNMYNLSESMKKLWSQYQKESKPDLLMQIQQCSLQFAAEWNKF
- a CDS encoding Maf family protein translates to MDLILASSSPRRKELLELLGIPFQIKVSDVEETYQDGLQPHEIVMELARIKSNAIAETNKKSVVIGADTIVVSDGKVLGKPADKEEAISMLTQLSGKVHQVFTGVALLKDGNTHLFYEKTDVEFWPLEEKEVEQYVLTGEPFDKAGSYGIQGYGSLLVKRIEGDYFTVVGLPVSRLNRELKKIMHT
- the radC gene encoding RadC family protein yields the protein MDTQIMIRDYPKDERPRERFLQYGGGSLSNQELLALLLRTGTKEDSVMALAGQLLTKCGGLRLLKDSTIEEMTAIKGIGEAKAVQLAAAMELGRRISNLTNEERYVIRSPEDCANYCMNDMRFLSQEHFVCIYLNTKNQILHKQTIFIGSLNASIVHPREVFKEALRRSAASIICLHNHPSGDPTPSREDIEVTKRLVECGRIMGIEVLDHLVIGEKKYVSLKEKGYL
- a CDS encoding rod shape-determining protein — its product is MLGNRDLGIDLGTANTLVYVKGKGIVVREPSVVAFQTDTKSIVAVGNDAKNMIGRTPGNVVALRPMKDGVIADYDTTATMMKYYMKQALKNQGLFARKPYVMICVPSGITAVEERAVVDATRQAGARDAYTIEEPFAAAIGANLPVWEPTGSMVVDIGGGTTEVAIISLGGIVTSQSIRIAGDEMDEAIINYIRKNYNLMIGDRTSEAIKLEIGSAGDPEGVENMEIRGRDLLTGLPKTIEITPDEIAKALHDTVYAIVDAVKNTLEKTPPELAADIMDRGIVLTGGGALLRNLDKVISEETKMPVLIAENPLDCVAIGTGKALDHIHLFKTKVTK
- the mreC gene encoding rod shape-determining protein MreC, with the protein product MPQFFLNKKLIILLISIIFLVSLIGFSLRERDELSWPEQFMKDSAGFVQTIFHKPASAIAGFFENLSDLRNTYEENKNLKARLEEYVKLETEIYDLEKENKELRAMVEKKESLNDYTVTQATVIGRSPERWHETLTVSKGSVNGIEKNMAVITAQGLIGKVKSVSQFTSTVQLLTALDPQNRISAVVQGKKPAYGFIQGFDEDKQALMLTGLLYDADIKEDSNVVTSGLGGVFPEGLVVGTVEEVIIDQYGLTQTAYIKPAANFDDVNDVMIVKRSTAEVNTDSTEGDDL